The genomic DNA TAACACATAGCCATGCATATATAAAAAAAAGATCCCATGCTATACAAAACAATTAACATTGCAAACATCAATCTATTGACAAAATAATGCATGTTAAGTCAAATGAGTTGCACATTCATTATAAACAAAAAAGACACATAAGAGATACAACTGATCAAATTTCAAACACAATAAAAACCAAATGACGGTTCTCTAGGAAAATATGAAAACCCATAAAAGAGAAGATAAAAACATCTGCTTTGTCATACAGAAAGGGAGGGAAATGATGGATTGAGAGGGAAATTAATATTTGTGAATATTAAATTGAATGAGGAAGGAACATACACTCTCAACATTGAGGAGAGATATGAAACTCCTAAAAATTTGAAGATGATTTAGGAGTGTGTTGGAGACACTTTCTCCTTCAATCTCCTCAAAATTTGACCAAGAGCATGTATAGAGAGTTTCTCTTATACccaaaaacaatttaaaaaattGTTCCAAAATAACACATGACATAACATTATTGGTACAACTCATATATATGCACTTGGGACTCGTATAGTTAATGAAATAAAATCCGATCATATATTGCTAATTAGGGGTGAGCATTTGGTTCCAATATCTAATATCCGAAATAATTCGGTTAGGTATCCGCATTTACAAAATATGGTCGGTTTTTAGAAAGAACTTATCAAAATGAATTTCAGATTTTTCTTTGAATTTTCGGATTATCCATAATATCCAAATTATTcgaattatattttattatagaATTACATGAATACTGTTTATAAATATATGTagttatataaatatatgtagtTGTTATATCATTCATGTGTGCTTACTCAtcattatttaaattattatttaaagttCAACAACTACTAATTTGTTACTCGCTCAGTACATAATTAgtattttttttgtatataattacacatatttataaattttaaatatcaTGTTTACATAATTTGATCTTGAAAATTAGTATAATAAATCTATAACCAAGTAAAGTCGATATTGAAAATGATAAATGAGTAAAATTATAAACGAGAAAATGATTACAAATTAGTACGAGACGGAGAGATTTAAGTAGTATGCAAGTTTACGTGtttttatataatataatttaattattcaatttttgatttattttataatatttaatgTTTATTGAAGTTTAAATATGTTGGCAAcattttatttaatcattttcatgattattttattttttttgaaaaaaactaTAAAACTCTGAAACTAATTTCATGAAACAAATTTCTTGATTTACaaaattgaattttgatttgATATATTAATAGAATGTTCAATTTAGATGTGTTAATATAATAATTATGTACTAGTAATTTTTAAgtacaaatttaaaattttggttATTTTGGTAACCAAAccgaattttaaaatattatatggTAATCGATCAAATGTAATTCGATTTGGTATTAGAAaatgaaatttcttttatttgaatatttaaatattcaaaataatctTGGTTCAAAGTCCAAATACCCGAATGTTCACCTTATTGCGAATTAAATATTTTGGAATcctttttaaaatgatttttggaataTAGCATTTCTTATGTGGCAATTTGATAGCAAcgaataataaaaaaaaacataaaacggCTAGAAAGAGTTCACATACAAAAGAAAAGCCCAAATCAGTGAAACCCTAGACTCCCTTaaaccctctctctctctctctcacagcCATGGCGGAGCTAAAACTATCAGAGTCACGTGACCTAACTCGAATTGAACGCATTGGCGCCCACTCTCACATCCGAGGCCTTGGCCTCGACTCTGCTCTCGAGCCTCGCGTCGTCTCCGAAGGCATGGTCGGCCAAACCTCCGCCCGTAAAGCCGCCGGCGTCATAGTTCAGATGGTCAAAGACGGCAAAATCGCCGGCCGGGCCGTTCTCCTCGCCGGCCAACCTGGAACCGGAAAAACCGCAATTGCTATGGGCATGGCAAAGTCAATTGGTCAAGAAACTCCTTTCGCAATGCTTGCGGGAAGTGAGCTGTACTCTCTCGAAATGTCGAAGACCGAAGCGCTTATGCAAGCGTTTCGGAAGGCGATTGGAGTTAGAATTAAGGAGGATTCGGAGGTTATTGAAGGGGAGGTTGTGGAGATTCAGATTGATAGGCCTGCGGTTGCGGGAGTGGCGGCTAAGACGGGGAAAATGACGTTAAAGACTACGGAGATGGAGACGGTTTATGATTTGGGGGCGAAGATGATTGAGGCGTTGTCAAAGGAGAAGGTGCAGAGTGGGGATGTTATTGCGATTGATAAGGCGTCTGGGAAGATTACCAAGTTAGGGAGGTCATTTTCGAGGTCTAGGGATTATGATGCTATGGGACCGCAGACTAAGTTTGTGCAATGTCCTGATGGGGAGTTGCAGAAGCGGAAGGAGGTTGTGCATTGTGTTACGCTTCATGAGATTGATGTTATCAACAGCAGGTAATTTTTTAATGTTTGTTAACTCTTAATTGTGTCTTATATGAATTGTGTAATATTTGAAGTGTCTTGTGAGTCAAATAGGCACTTTCAGTTACACAAAAAGAATCGATTATGATAACTTTGAGACTTTGATAGTTCTAGTATGCTTATCTAGTATATAATGTCTTGATTGAAAGTTAGAAGAATCTCCATTTTAAAATGGACGGAGCATAACGTCATTGTATAGGTTTGGACAGTATCTATTGTTCTACATAGTATTAAAACTATGGTTGATGTGTTCTAtaacaaaagaaaataaaaattacCAGCTTACCAGACAAATGAGGCAGTTTGAGTTTTTCGTAAAGCTATTATCTGTAAGAAACATACTATTTCAATTTGTAAGCTTCACGAAGTAGGAAAAAAATGATATAAGCTATGAAATAATTTAACATATGTTAATATTGTCATGTAAATTGGACCTACAATAGAATTTAGCTTGGACTATATAGAGTGACATACGTGCCCGTGTTGATTTAAATGAGGTATCAAACTTAAGCTGTTGGAGGTACTAGTCAATGTTACTTTTTTACTTAATAACTAAATTTAGTGCAACTCTCTTTATGTAAAATCAGTAAGCAACATTAATAAGCAGGCAATAATTGTTTTCTTAAAATTATTAGCAATTGATAGAATATTAAATTCTTTACATATACTCCTGTCACCTGTGATTTTTGTACTAACAGCATCTGCAGAATATAATTCATATCCACTACTACTTCACTATCAAATCATATACATTGGACCAGATAATAACACGTTACATTAAGTAAATGCGGCAAACTGAAAGAGATAATAAATCTAAACAAACCATGACTTACAAAACTAAAATATACAAACTCACAAGTAAAAAATAATGAAAGAACATTTATGTGCCCTGCTTCGTTGGAGAACAATCTGCACATACCGAACTTTGCTTATTTTCTTCTTCCCTTTTATAGTATTCTGTGAGCATAAGATTGCCCTCAATGGCACATTTAGTTGGCAAAATTGAGAATTTAAAGAATGTTGAGTGTAACTTAaataatttttggattttttttttaaattttgtgTGCCTTTCCTTTTGCCTAGTTTAGTTGATGTAAAATTCAATATCGGGTTTTGATGTATATGATGCAATAGTGTTAAACCCAGATTTCATTACCAGGGTAGTTTTAAATTTCATAAAATGGGAATTCTTATAGTGTTAGGTGTATCGAATCTGATATGTATCCTTTATGTAGAGCTCACCCCTACGTATTGATACATGATAGAATTTAAGTAGGTTTATCACCGATTGTGTAATCAGTCAAAGATATTTTTGAAGTCTGTGTTTATCGTAAATCTGTCATCAGTTAACATTCACTCTTTCATCGATTCATTGGAGTTTAATCACCGGTAGATGCTTGACCTATCATGGATTACCATCATGTCCATAATTCTATCAGTACTTTGGGACAATTTCATCTGGAAGTTCTTAGTATTAGTCATCTGTAGCACCCTAAACCAGGCATTAGTCTTTCATTATGACCTATGTCAAGCATTTTTAGCATTAACAAATGCCTAAAATTTGCTGGAGCGTTGGCTTGGGTAAGATTTCTAGTCACTTTTTAACATTATTACTAGTCACTAGTTGTCATCTTCTGTCTATTAGTGTCCTTGGGACCCAAGTAGCCAATCAACTCGTACTAGGGATTGGTGACAACTGTATCTCTACTTTGTAAAAATCTGTTGGTCGTCCCTTTCTCTATGTTTCTGAGGTCATGACATCAGAGATTATTTTCTCCAGGTTGAATTGTAGAAGTAAAACAAATCTTTGCTTGACCCTATAGAGCTTTACTTCTCGTCATCATTACCCAAGTTCACAGATCACTGCGAAAACAATGAGGACTTTTATAGTTCGATATTGTATTGTGCACTGTTGAATTAAATTGCAGAAAAATGTTATGAGGTTTTATAGTAACTTAATTGGAGTCGTACCAGGGCTAACTACATATTTTaatcaattttattttttgtCATGTCAGTGGGACCAATATAGATTTTCTTATATGAAGTTATGTTATGCAAAACCAATTTCAACAATTCTTCTAATGCTTATGCCATTAAGTAATGTTAATTTTTTATTCAGTTTATGATGTAATATGAGTTGTCAGATGTGATTATTCTTTTATGTTTTTGTTATTCTGAGTGGTAATGTCTATGTACTATTAGATTATGTTTACTTTTCCTATATTAAGGCTAGCTACAAATTTGCTTTAAATGTGCTGCAGTTTTAAGTACTTTTACATCATTGTGCTACAAGGTTATGTcacaatatttatatattattatttagtACGGTTTAAATTGGAAAATTGAGATCAGGTAGATTTGTTAATATACCAAATGTAATAACGAAGTAGATTGTTAATGTGTAAGTGTAAGAGTGTCTTCTCAGTTTTTTTAAGGAACTCTGTAATGGATTAGGTTGTTTGAACCCTAGACTTTTCCCGATTTCAGAACACAGGGTTTCCTTGCTCTTTTTACCGGTGATACTGGTGAGATCCGTGCTGAAGTCAGGGAACAAATTGACACAAAGGTTGCAGAATGGAGAGAAGAAGGAAAAGCAGAGATAGTACCAGGTGTTTTATTCATTGACGAGGTGCACATGCTTGATATAGAGTGCTTTTCATTCTTGAATCGTGCTCTAGAGAATGACATGGCACCTATATTGATTGTTGCTACAAATAGGGGGATCACAACAATCCGAGGCACAAGCTACAAATCCCCACACGGTATTCCAATCGATTTCCTTGACCGCCTGCTCATAATCTCTACACAGCCGTATACAGAAGAAGACATTCGCAAAATTTTGGATATAAGAATCCAAGAGGAAGAAGTGGAAATGTCTGAAGAAGCAAAGACTTTGTTGACAAAAATTGGTGTTAGTGCCTCCCTGCGATATGCCATCCACCTCATCACGTCTGCTGCGTTGGCTTGCCAGAAGCGGAAGGGGAAGATTGTCGAAATGGAGGATGTAAGTAGAGTTTACAATCTATTTATGGATGTGAAGAGATCAACTCAGTACTTGATGGAGTATCAGAGTGAATACATGTTCAGCGACTTGCAAGCAAATGCTGGAGATGAAGATGAAGCCATTGCTATGAGTTCTTGAATATATAATGTTCATTCTGAATGTTCTTACTTTTAGGTTAAGTGTTTATTTTGCCTCCATCTGTAAAATCCTGGATGAATTAAGAACGATATGATTAATTATTCGGTATGCGGAGCTCAGATTCTGATTTACAGTCTGTTCTGTATGTTGATTGCACCAAGTTTGAAAATGTTGCAATTGCAAATTAACTACTCTGATTTATTATTTATTTGGTAGTACTAATTTGACATCCAGTCTAATTTCACAGTCATTCACCATTAAGTTTTAGCACATCAATGATCAAAGAGGCTGGGAAACCCAGAGGATTTCATGAAGCTAATTGTTGTCAGAGTGCAACTTTTTCAATCCTTTCTCGGCAAAAACTTCCAGCTTATACAACACTAgtaattatttaatttttgatATTAAAGATACTATACCAGCAATCAAGCAGGGTTTTGACAAATGTGAATTGAAGTGGAATAAGCTTGAGTTCAGTTATAGAGAATAATGTTTTAGAGGTTATGTTAGGAAACTTACCTGAGATGTGGGTGGTTATTAGTATAAAATGATAATGACAAATGTATGTACTTACATTTTGGTAAATCAGTCAGAATTTAAGAATTTAGTTGGGATATGAAATTATAAATCATTGAACAAATAAACCAATCAAAGTTAACCTAAAAACAAAAAGATAATAAGATTTTAAAAAAGATGCACCTGAAGGTCCTGAACCACAGGACCACCTCAATCATCCAAAAGCCAGAGGTCCTAAACCAGAGGACCACCTAAAATCATCTAAGAAGACATTAATGAAGGGCAAGCCCATACATGACAGTCCCTTTTCCCAACACAAAAATATCAAATCCAACACTCCACTCCACTCCAGTCTTTAATTATCCATCTCAGAAAAGAAAACTAATTTATTTTTACTACAGTTGTACTTGTCATACACGGAAGGCTCAGCAATCCCATTTTTTTAACATTTTCCCCTCCTTTATCATTATACTGTTCTTGGGAGCGGAATAAGGGGCTAATCTAGACCGAAGTCTTGGCTCAATTGATGTTAGAAagaaatttttataaaatcatgaTTTATTAAAATCGGTTGAAATATTATTCTCTATCTTCGACAAAAGAAAAAACCTTAACTTGCCAATAAAAAATAGCGATAATTTATTTAAGTCCCGGTTCCGCTCCCACTTTTCTTACTTAAATGCCTACAATTCAACTACTTTAAACTCACCTCGATCTTGGTTTATATTCTTATACTACAAACACATAGAAATACATATTCTCTACACTTCACTTTCAATGTTATCAGTCAGTCTACTAGTACTATTCACTGCTTGCAAGCTAAACCTACCTTTATTCAACTACACCATTACACTGCATTACTGATTGATTGATTTGATTACCATCTTCTCTTTTAGTTCATCTATCTCTCTCATCTTGTTTCCACTACTCTCCATTTCCCAGTGTTTGTACATTGCAGCATTTTGAGCAGATCAGATTAGTGAGTAATCTGCTAGTGAAGAGCCAAGAATGGGGAACTGTCAGGCGGCAGAAGCAGCAATGGTGGTGATTCAGCATCCCAACAACAAGGTACAGAGGATTCACTCCTCTGTGTCTGCTCACCAGGTCATGTCTTCCAATCCTGGTCACTACATTGCGCTTGTTATTAGTTCTTCCACGGTGTTTACGGAGAATGGCACCCCTGTAAAGCAGCTCAAGATTCTCCGCCCTCACGACATGTTGCTTATCGGCAAAGTTTATCGCCTCGTTAGCTTTCAAGGTAAATGCAAAATACCATAATTATGTTTAACTCACGGTTATTACAACAAAGTGACATAACTAAGATAAACTATAAAGCCCAGACGGCTAGACTGCAGTCTCGGCTGAACTTAAAAAATTAGTGATTTTTGATATTTTAAGTTTCGGTTGTATTTTAAATATAACCTAAATTCAACTAATTTGTAACTATGTATTAACATAACTAATCTGTAATTATTacattaatttaattaattatgtgtCTGACAGAAGTGTTTAAAGAGTTGGCATCAAAAAAGTGTGTTAAGCTGGAGAAGCTGCTAAAGGAAAGAGGAATGGAGCTGTTGAGGAAAGGCTTACTGCCTCCCACTACCAGTAATGACACTTCACTTAAGGTACTGCTCTAGTACTTAATCTATTGCCACTCATGTGTTAATTACTTAATTCATAAAATTAGCTAGCCATGTGTTAATTAATCATTTTAAGTTGCCTCACATTAGTGCTGATTCATCATAAATCAACTTGGAGTCTGAGCATGCCAGAGGGATACCAGTTAATTATATTTGTTTTAGTATCTGTCAGTTTTTAATTGCTAAGCATCTTTTTTCATAAGAAATCTGAGTTATTAGTAGCTAAGATATGAGTACTTTTCCACGGGCATATGTTTCTATTTCGGGAGCTTAATCATAATTTTCTTTAGTATTTAATTAGCCGGACCACTGATCTATACATCGAGATATGTTATTGTATCATAAGCTTGGTTTATGTACAGGAATGGAGGATCAGTGGGTTTAATGGTGCTTCTAATGCTGGCTTAACTTAATGTACAAAATAATTTATCCTATTTTTTTTCTTCCTATTCAATCAAATTTCAAATAGGGAAATGAAATTTCCAAAGCCATTTTTTTGTTTCCAGCAAATAAGTTTGAAAAGACAAATTTGCCCCCGCATACACAATAAGGCATGGGTAATTTAATCCTTTCATGCTTCTTGGGCGAAGAAAGAAAAATAAGGGAAGGGTAATTTGTGTAATTTAGTCCTTTCCGCCTCCTGCTACAGATATATCCAATATCCACTATGCACAGACAAAACAGCTTATTCAACAACTAAAACTCCTAGTTCTGCATTGTTTTAGGCTTAAACACCGGTAATATCATGTCATTTTCTTTGAGTGTCGAGAAAATGCAAATGCTTATCATCATAAATTTATGCATTATGTTGATTGTTACTCGAACAAGCATTGAACTGTAGTTAACTGATGAGGTAAAAAAATGCATGTGTTCACTGTTGCCCCTGATAATGTTCAGAAAGCAGAGGAGGAGCAAGTTGGTGGAATGGGAAGGAAGAGGAGAGTGGTGAATGGAAGGAATCATCAGCATCAGGGGAATGGAACAGGACAGTGGAAGCCAGCCTTACAGAGCATTGCAGAGCTTGGCATTTGAACTGCTTAAAATGAATTTCTACTAGTACTGTTTTTCTACCCGATTCCATGTCCATTGTCCCATCATCATTATCTCACACTTTATGTTCTTACATGTCTTGGTGTAAACACTTGTCTTCACTGCTTTCCATGCACTATTTCTTGGGACCCTAAATGTATGAACATGGAGTTTGGAAGCTACTGCCTggaaataataataatactacAACTTTATGCATCAGTGTATGAGAATAAGAGCATCTCGGACACCAATACTTACTTGGCTGTTTAAATTAAAATGTAATGTCAGGGTACCGTGATTTTTTACCACCATATTTGTGAAAATAGATTTTAATGGGTTACCACGTACCGTGATTATTTATGGCGGTGCCAGCATACATTTGTCGTGGATcatcatatatgatattcatCGGCTAAAAGTTTTCGGACTTGGAAAGTGGACAGTTTAAAACAAAATTTGACATAGCGTGAAACGTTCACAAATAATTTAGGAAAGATAAACATTGCAAACTAATATATTATGTTTTAAAAGTTCGGAATCCCCTTTCATAATATAATACGATATGTCTATATATGTCTTACAACCCCTGTTATTTTAAGTGGACTTTTAAAAGCCTTAAAAGATATTTAAGACTGAATTAAAACAAACTTATAAagtttaaaataaatataaataatctAATTTTCTTCATGCCTAGTTCAAGGCCTTGTAATCTGGTTCAAGGTCTTGAAAAATTCTGCAATTTCACTCCAAGTCTGCAACTCCAACTCAAGCCCTTGTAATATAGTTCAAGGCCTTGAAATTTTCTGTAAGTTTACTCATCATTCTCCCCCACTTGCGAAAAACCCGACCTCGAGTTTTGCTCAAACTCCGGATACATTGGCTCATCACAAGAATAAAAAAGTGACAAGTCGTAAAATGACCATACTTCCTTGGCTGCAACTAATTATACGCTCCTACCAAAAACCTCTCTCGTCTCAAAAACACCAAGTCACCCTCATTGAAAATTTTACGTCTATGTTTGTCCGCTGCTTTCTTTTATTTCTAATTAGTTTCCTCTAACTTCTTTCTGACCTCCTGGTGAACTTCCACAACATGTTTTACCATATTAGATGCTGCTACATTGCTAGACACTCATTTTGGCATTTTGATTAAGTCTAAAGTGTGCTGAGGACACTTTGTGTAGACAATGGGGAAGGGTGACTTTCCCGTGACATTATGAACGACATCATTATAGGCGAACTCCGTCTGAGACACCGTCACATCCCACTGCTTTGGCTTGTCCCCACAAATACAACGAATTATAGTTTTCAAAATACAGCTGACAACCTCTGTCTGACtatagatcaaaatatcgtcaaAGTAAATAACCACAAATTTACCAATAAAGGGTTTTAGTACCTGGTGCATTAGCCGCAAAAAGGTGCTCGACACATTAGAAAGTCCAAAAGGCATCACCAACCACTCAAATAAGCCTTCTTTTGTTTTGAAAGCAGTATTCCATTCATCTCCCGACCTGATTCGAATCTGATGGTACCCATTCTTCAAATCCAGCTTAGTAAACCATTTAGACCCATGTAACCTGTCCAACATACCATCAAGCCTCGGAATTGGAAATTTATATCCCACCGTAATTTTATTGATGGCACGACTATCTACATACATCCTCCAAGTTCCATCTTTCTTTGGTGTTAGCAAAACAGGTACAATACACATACTCAAACTCTCTTGGATATGTCCTTTGCGCAACAACTCCTCCACCCTTTCTATCAAAATCTCACTCTCTTAAGGACTCATTCGATAATGTGGGAGATTAGGTAAACTAGCTTCTGGAATCAAGTCAATACGATGCCGAATAGCTCTCATAGATGGTAATCCATCAGGAAATTCTTCGGGCATCATCTCTTTGAATTCAGACATTAATGACCTTAACAACTCTGGAATATTTCCCACTTTGTCACCACAAGATATTTCTTGTTTTGACACTAAAGCAAAAATTTGTCGTGTCTCTTTTGCCTCTGCCTCAAAATCATGAGTTACAATAAGGAAGTTCTTTTGCTTCAACGAGTTACCTTTTTGTTGTAAAGGTAGCAAAGTAAATTTCACTCACCCTTTATTTAAACTATATTGATTACTTTTCCTAGAATATTGAGCATCCACATCATACTGTCATGGTTGCCCAAATAGCAAATGACATACATCCATATCCACCAGAtcataaaatatttcatcacTATATCTCCCAATGGATAATGGAATTTTACATCTCTCAGTTACCTCAATAGTGTCCGCTCCATACTTTATCCAACCTAGGGTGTAAGGGTTTAAATGCTTCTCTGTTGCAATCACTAACCTTTTGTCTATGTCTTTGCCTATAATATTCTCCATGCTACCACTATCAATCACTACCGTAAAAATATGCCCATTAATAGTGCACTTGGTACAAAATAATTGGTGTTGGTAAGATTCCCCTTCATATTTTGGGGCTAACATCATCCTTCGTACAACCAAAGTTGTTTTCTATTCCACATAATCCTCAAATTCACCATCTTCACCATCCGGCCTACACCGATACCCTTCTTCATCTTCGCCTGCTTCTCGTGCAATCATATTTACCGCCTTTCTTTGTGGACAATCATTCGACTGATGACCTGGAAGA from Apium graveolens cultivar Ventura chromosome 5, ASM990537v1, whole genome shotgun sequence includes the following:
- the LOC141723437 gene encoding uncharacterized protein LOC141723437 — protein: MAELKLSESRDLTRIERIGAHSHIRGLGLDSALEPRVVSEGMVGQTSARKAAGVIVQMVKDGKIAGRAVLLAGQPGTGKTAIAMGMAKSIGQETPFAMLAGSELYSLEMSKTEALMQAFRKAIGVRIKEDSEVIEGEVVEIQIDRPAVAGVAAKTGKMTLKTTEMETVYDLGAKMIEALSKEKVQSGDVIAIDKASGKITKLGRSFSRSRDYDAMGPQTKFVQCPDGELQKRKEVVHCVTLHEIDVINSRTQGFLALFTGDTGEIRAEVREQIDTKVAEWREEGKAEIVPGVLFIDEVHMLDIECFSFLNRALENDMAPILIVATNRGITTIRGTSYKSPHGIPIDFLDRLLIISTQPYTEEDIRKILDIRIQEEEVEMSEEAKTLLTKIGVSASLRYAIHLITSAALACQKRKGKIVEMEDVSRVYNLFMDVKRSTQYLMEYQSEYMFSDLQANAGDEDEAIAMSS
- the LOC141661377 gene encoding uncharacterized protein LOC141661377 isoform X1, whose protein sequence is MGNCQAAEAAMVVIQHPNNKVQRIHSSVSAHQVMSSNPGHYIALVISSSTVFTENGTPVKQLKILRPHDMLLIGKVYRLVSFQEVFKELASKKCVKLEKLLKERGMELLRKGLLPPTTSNDTSLKKAEEEQVGGMGRKRRVVNGRNHQHQGNGTGQWKPALQSIAELGI
- the LOC141661377 gene encoding uncharacterized protein LOC141661377 isoform X2, with translation MGNCQAAEAAMVVIQHPNNKVQRIHSSVSAHQVMSSNPGHYIALVISSSTVFTENGTPVKQLKILRPHDMLLIGKVYRLVSFQVFKELASKKCVKLEKLLKERGMELLRKGLLPPTTSNDTSLKKAEEEQVGGMGRKRRVVNGRNHQHQGNGTGQWKPALQSIAELGI